The proteins below are encoded in one region of Paracoccus sp. N5:
- a CDS encoding malonyl-CoA synthase: MSENLFDILERGIADPEATAIETPAGERIRYADLVACTGRMANALVSLGVEPGDRVAAQVEKSVEAIVLYLATVRAGGVFLPLNTGYTPAEIDYFVGDARPRVFVCDPARADALAPIAEAAGARLMTLDSDGRGSLADAADAAVSEFATVPRKADDLAALLYTSGTTGRSKGAMLTHGNLVSNTLALREAWHYSAEDVLIHALPIFHTHGLFVATNVTLFSGASMIFLPRFDVDRIFEAMTRATVLMGVPTFYVRLLQDDRLTAETAKGMRLFISGSAPLLAETHREWQARTGHAILERYGMTETNMNASNPYEGERIAGTVGLPLPGIEIIVTDPETGAELPRDEIGMIEVRGPNVFSGYWQMPEKTAAELRANGFFITGDLGKIDQRGYVHIVGRGKDLIITGGYNVYPKEIEAEIDALPGVTESAVIGLPHREFGEGVTAVLVGPAPPSEPEVLAALEGRLARFKLPKRVVVVDELPRNTMGKVQKNLLRERFKDLYE, translated from the coding sequence ATGAGCGAGAACCTTTTCGACATCCTGGAGCGCGGCATCGCCGACCCCGAGGCCACCGCGATCGAAACCCCGGCCGGCGAGCGCATCCGCTACGCCGATCTGGTCGCCTGCACCGGGCGGATGGCCAATGCGCTGGTGTCGCTGGGCGTGGAGCCCGGCGACCGCGTTGCCGCGCAGGTGGAAAAATCGGTCGAGGCGATCGTGCTCTACCTTGCCACCGTGCGCGCAGGTGGTGTGTTCCTGCCGCTGAACACCGGCTACACCCCGGCCGAGATCGACTATTTCGTCGGCGATGCGCGTCCGCGCGTCTTCGTCTGCGATCCGGCGCGCGCCGATGCGCTGGCCCCCATCGCCGAAGCGGCGGGCGCCCGGTTGATGACGCTGGACAGCGACGGGCGGGGCTCGCTCGCCGATGCGGCGGATGCCGCCGTGTCGGAATTCGCCACCGTGCCGCGCAAGGCGGACGACCTTGCGGCGCTGCTCTATACCTCGGGGACGACCGGGCGGTCGAAGGGCGCGATGCTGACGCATGGCAACCTGGTCTCGAATACCCTGGCGCTGCGCGAGGCCTGGCATTATTCGGCCGAGGACGTGCTGATCCACGCGCTGCCGATCTTTCACACGCATGGGCTGTTCGTCGCGACCAATGTGACGCTGTTCTCGGGCGCCTCGATGATCTTCCTGCCCCGCTTCGACGTGGACCGCATCTTCGAGGCAATGACCCGCGCCACCGTGCTGATGGGCGTGCCGACCTTTTACGTGCGGCTGTTGCAGGACGACCGGCTGACGGCCGAGACTGCCAAGGGGATGCGGCTGTTCATCTCGGGCTCGGCGCCGCTTCTGGCCGAGACGCATCGCGAATGGCAGGCCCGGACCGGCCACGCGATCCTGGAACGCTACGGCATGACGGAAACCAACATGAATGCCTCGAACCCCTATGAGGGCGAGCGCATCGCCGGCACCGTCGGATTGCCACTGCCGGGAATCGAGATCATCGTCACCGATCCCGAGACCGGCGCCGAATTGCCACGAGACGAGATCGGCATGATCGAGGTGCGCGGCCCGAACGTGTTTTCAGGCTACTGGCAGATGCCGGAAAAGACCGCGGCCGAGTTGCGCGCGAACGGCTTCTTCATCACCGGCGACCTGGGCAAGATCGACCAGCGCGGCTATGTCCACATCGTCGGGCGCGGCAAGGATCTGATCATCACCGGCGGCTACAACGTCTATCCGAAGGAGATCGAGGCCGAGATCGATGCCCTGCCCGGGGTGACGGAAAGCGCAGTGATCGGCCTGCCGCACCGCGAATTCGGCGAGGGCGTCACCGCAGTTCTGGTCGGCCCGGCGCCGCCCTCGGAGCCCGAGGTGTTGGCGGCGCTGGAAGGCCGGCTTGCGCGCTTCAAGCTGCCCAAGCGCGTTGTCGTCGTCGACGAGCTGCCGCGCAACACCATGGGCAAGGTCCAGAAGAATCTGCTGCGCGAGAGGTTCAAGGATCTTTACGAATAA
- a CDS encoding malonyl-CoA decarboxylase — translation MTPSTRRAPPRPAFLSELFESLTDRTRRLLGRRDGGAVPEAPELSELAEALLSRRGEASGVALAQGLLDAFQRADPAERLAFLVTLAERFGPDAEAVARALDTLQRDPAAVEVLHIASEPRRQELLRRLNLAPGGTAALVRMREELLRHLKDTPALRRVDADFAHLFASWFNRGFLGLRHIDWDTPASILEKIIRYEAVHAIQNWDDLRNRLQPTDRRCYGFFHPQLVDEPLIFVEVALTREIPGHVAGLLDLDRKPIAAERADTAVFYSISNTQRGLAGVSFGNFLIKQVVEELKAELPGIRTFVTLSPVPGFAGWLAEQRADANSELIDADQRLAFAALDRPDWHLDPALAEALRAPLLAAAASYFLAARDGRGRVIDPVARFHLGNGARLERLNHLGDVSQNGLRQSHGLMVNYLYDLERIEANHEGYAERGDVAASAAVGRALAQPNA, via the coding sequence ATGACACCCTCGACCCGCCGCGCCCCACCACGCCCGGCCTTCCTTTCCGAGCTGTTCGAGTCGCTGACCGACCGCACCCGGCGGCTGCTGGGCCGGCGGGACGGCGGGGCGGTGCCGGAAGCGCCCGAGCTTTCCGAACTGGCCGAGGCGCTGTTGTCGCGGCGCGGCGAGGCTTCGGGCGTGGCGCTGGCGCAGGGGCTGCTCGACGCCTTCCAGCGCGCCGATCCGGCCGAGCGGCTGGCCTTCCTGGTCACCCTGGCCGAGCGCTTCGGCCCCGATGCCGAGGCCGTGGCCCGGGCGCTCGACACCCTGCAACGCGACCCGGCTGCCGTCGAGGTGCTGCACATCGCCAGCGAGCCCCGGCGGCAGGAGCTGCTGCGGCGGCTGAACCTCGCCCCCGGCGGCACGGCGGCATTGGTGCGGATGCGCGAGGAATTGCTGCGCCATCTCAAGGACACGCCCGCCCTGCGCCGAGTCGATGCGGATTTCGCGCATCTCTTCGCCAGCTGGTTCAACCGCGGCTTCCTGGGCCTGCGCCACATCGACTGGGACACGCCGGCGAGCATCCTGGAAAAGATCATTCGCTACGAGGCGGTGCATGCGATCCAGAACTGGGACGACCTGCGCAACCGCCTGCAGCCGACCGACCGGCGCTGCTATGGCTTCTTTCACCCGCAGCTGGTCGATGAGCCGCTGATCTTCGTCGAGGTGGCGCTGACGCGCGAGATCCCCGGCCATGTCGCGGGGCTGCTGGACCTAGATCGCAAGCCCATCGCCGCAGAGCGCGCGGATACGGCGGTGTTCTATTCGATCTCGAACACCCAGCGCGGGCTCGCTGGGGTCAGCTTCGGCAATTTCCTGATTAAGCAGGTGGTCGAGGAGCTGAAGGCCGAACTGCCCGGCATCCGGACCTTCGTCACCCTGTCGCCGGTGCCGGGCTTTGCCGGCTGGCTGGCGGAACAGCGCGCCGACGCGAACTCCGAGCTGATCGACGCCGACCAGCGGCTGGCTTTCGCGGCGCTGGACCGGCCCGACTGGCACCTGGACCCGGCGCTGGCCGAGGCGCTGCGCGCGCCGCTGCTGGCCGCCGCTGCCAGCTATTTCTTGGCCGCCCGCGATGGCCGCGGCCGGGTGATCGACCCGGTCGCCCGCTTCCACCTCGGCAATGGCGCCCGGCTGGAGCGGCTGAACCACCTGGGCGATGTCTCGCAGAATGGGCTGCGGCAATCGCACGGGCTGATGGTTAACTATCTCTATGACCTCGAGCGCATCGAGGCCAATCACGAGGGCTATGCCGAGCGCGGCGATGTCGCCGCCTCGGCCGCGGTCGGCCGCGCCCTTGCCCAACCGAACGCCTGA
- a CDS encoding SLC13 family permease: MTPYLISIYALVAMFVVATIWPINMGVLAFVGAFLVGTLMAGQTTKDIIAGFPGGLFLTLVGITWLFALAQNNGTIDWLVRMAVRAVKGRIAAIPWIMFGISAVLTAVGAVSPGAVAIVAPIALGFAFRYQISPLLMGLMVVHGAQAGGFSPISIYGGITNGVVQKAGLPLSEMTTFAASFLVNAAVALILFAVLGGRKLMAARDSVEPVTVPHVEIARPATGPQIFGDSEAEALSRRIGEEGGGTSNRLVAEAEEADQPDGTPYQIATLAGLVALAVLVLAFNLDIGFVALTIGLALALWAPTMQKRAMAQVAWPEIMLITGVSTYVAVLEHMGTIDYVGESVAGMASPMLAALMLFFIGAVVSAFASSTAVLGSLIPLAVPFLQAGTGVGAIGFIAGMAVASTIVDVSPFSTNGALVLANARGVDRQGFFRQLLGYGALVTVLAPVVLWMIFVLLPG, translated from the coding sequence ATGACCCCCTATCTGATTTCGATCTATGCCCTGGTCGCCATGTTCGTCGTCGCGACGATCTGGCCGATCAACATGGGCGTGCTGGCCTTTGTCGGCGCCTTCCTGGTCGGCACGCTGATGGCCGGCCAGACCACCAAGGACATCATCGCCGGCTTTCCGGGCGGGCTGTTCCTGACGCTGGTGGGCATCACCTGGCTGTTCGCGCTGGCGCAGAACAACGGCACCATCGACTGGCTGGTGCGCATGGCGGTGCGCGCGGTCAAGGGGCGCATCGCGGCGATTCCGTGGATCATGTTCGGCATCTCGGCCGTGCTGACGGCGGTGGGTGCGGTCAGCCCCGGCGCCGTCGCCATCGTCGCGCCCATCGCGCTGGGTTTCGCCTTTCGCTACCAGATCTCGCCGCTGCTGATGGGCCTGATGGTGGTGCATGGCGCCCAGGCCGGGGGCTTTTCGCCGATCAGCATCTATGGCGGCATCACCAATGGCGTGGTGCAGAAGGCCGGCCTGCCGCTCAGCGAGATGACCACCTTTGCCGCCAGCTTCCTGGTCAATGCGGCGGTGGCGCTGATCCTTTTCGCGGTCTTGGGCGGGCGCAAGCTGATGGCGGCGCGCGACAGCGTCGAGCCGGTCACCGTGCCGCATGTCGAGATCGCCCGCCCCGCCACCGGTCCGCAGATCTTTGGCGATAGCGAGGCCGAGGCGCTGAGCCGGCGCATCGGCGAGGAAGGCGGCGGCACGTCGAACCGGCTGGTCGCCGAAGCCGAGGAGGCCGACCAGCCCGACGGCACCCCCTATCAGATCGCCACGCTGGCCGGGCTGGTGGCGCTGGCGGTGCTGGTCCTGGCCTTCAACCTCGACATCGGCTTCGTCGCGCTGACCATCGGCCTGGCGCTGGCGCTTTGGGCACCGACGATGCAGAAACGCGCCATGGCCCAGGTCGCCTGGCCGGAAATCATGCTGATCACCGGGGTTTCGACCTATGTCGCGGTGCTGGAACACATGGGCACCATCGATTATGTCGGCGAAAGCGTGGCGGGCATGGCCTCGCCCATGCTGGCGGCCCTGATGCTGTTCTTCATCGGCGCGGTGGTCTCGGCCTTCGCCTCATCCACGGCGGTGCTCGGCTCGCTGATCCCGCTGGCCGTGCCGTTCCTGCAGGCAGGGACCGGCGTCGGCGCCATCGGCTTCATCGCCGGCATGGCGGTCGCTTCGACCATCGTCGACGTCAGCCCGTTCTCGACCAATGGCGCGCTGGTGCTGGCCAATGCGCGCGGCGTCGACCGGCAGGGGTTCTTCCGCCAGCTGCTGGGCTATGGCGCGCTTGTCACCGTGCTTGCGCCGGTGGTGCTTTGGATGATCTTTGTCCTGCTGCCGGGCTGA
- a CDS encoding GntR family transcriptional regulator — translation MAAIPNTLRIRNALENAIVEGVYLPGARLDPEALEREFEVSRTPIREALHQLQASGLVRVVPKRGTFVTEWTPSELAERFEVMAEVEASCGRLAARRITEAELAALEQVHRDCRRHAEAGEVEAYYARNSDFHHCIYRATHNAFLEREASRLHAMLQPYRRMQLKVRNRMARSFAEHDAVVAHIRAGDAQAAATALRDHVIVQGDRFHDLIAAMRKG, via the coding sequence ATGGCCGCGATTCCGAACACGCTCCGCATCCGCAACGCGCTGGAGAATGCCATCGTCGAAGGCGTCTATCTGCCCGGCGCGCGGCTCGATCCCGAGGCGCTGGAGCGCGAATTCGAGGTCTCGCGCACCCCGATCCGCGAGGCGCTGCACCAGCTTCAGGCCTCGGGCCTGGTGCGGGTCGTGCCCAAGCGCGGCACCTTCGTCACCGAATGGACGCCGAGCGAGCTGGCCGAGCGCTTCGAGGTCATGGCCGAGGTCGAGGCGAGCTGCGGCCGCCTGGCCGCCCGCCGCATCACCGAGGCCGAGCTGGCCGCGCTGGAGCAGGTCCACCGGGACTGCCGCCGCCATGCCGAGGCCGGCGAGGTCGAGGCCTATTACGCCCGCAATTCGGATTTCCACCATTGCATCTATCGCGCGACCCACAACGCCTTTCTCGAGCGCGAGGCGTCGCGGCTGCATGCCATGCTGCAACCCTACCGGCGCATGCAGCTGAAGGTCAGGAACCGCATGGCGCGTTCGTTCGCCGAACATGACGCGGTGGTCGCGCATATCCGCGCCGGCGACGCCCAAGCCGCCGCCACCGCCCTGCGCGACCATGTCATCGTCCAGGGCGACCGTTTCCACGACCTGATCGCCGCGATGCGCAAGGGCTAG
- a CDS encoding DUF2474 domain-containing protein, producing MAGEAPLWKRLAWMAAIWTASVLALGLVAMAIRWVLAP from the coding sequence ATGGCGGGCGAGGCCCCGCTGTGGAAGCGGCTGGCCTGGATGGCCGCGATCTGGACCGCCAGCGTCCTGGCCCTCGGCCTTGTGGCCATGGCCATCCGCTGGGTGCTCGCACCGTGA
- the cydB gene encoding cytochrome d ubiquinol oxidase subunit II, with amino-acid sequence MESIDLTVVWALIIGFAVFAYVVMDGFDLGIGILFPTLKVGPERDQAMNSIAPVWDGNETWLVLGGGGLMAAFPLAYAIILPATYPLMIAMLLGLIFRGVAFEFRWRDPRHRAFWDLAFNVGSVVAALSQGIALGAILQGIRVREGAYAGGWLDWLSPFSLLTGVALLTGYAALGAAWLNWKTEGGAQSHARRMVHLLVPAMIAMLIAVSAATPFLNYDYWRRWFDFPGVLLTAQVPLLVAICAFVLLRSLAAGAERLPFLMLLALFLLCFVGLGISIFPYAVPRSVTIWAAAAPPRSQSFMLAGAVFIIPIILAYTGWAYWVFRGKVGTHGYH; translated from the coding sequence ATGGAAAGCATCGACCTGACCGTCGTCTGGGCGCTGATCATCGGCTTTGCCGTCTTCGCCTATGTGGTCATGGACGGGTTCGACCTGGGCATCGGCATCCTGTTCCCGACGCTGAAGGTCGGCCCGGAGCGCGACCAGGCGATGAATTCCATCGCGCCGGTCTGGGACGGCAACGAGACCTGGCTGGTGCTGGGCGGCGGCGGGCTGATGGCGGCCTTTCCGCTGGCCTATGCCATCATCCTGCCCGCCACCTATCCGCTGATGATCGCCATGCTGCTGGGCCTGATCTTTCGCGGCGTCGCCTTCGAGTTCCGCTGGCGCGATCCCCGCCACCGCGCCTTCTGGGACCTGGCCTTCAACGTCGGCTCGGTGGTGGCGGCGCTGTCGCAGGGCATCGCGCTCGGCGCCATCCTGCAGGGCATCCGGGTCCGGGAAGGCGCCTATGCCGGGGGCTGGCTGGACTGGCTCAGCCCGTTCAGCCTGCTGACCGGGGTGGCGCTGCTGACGGGCTATGCGGCGCTTGGCGCGGCCTGGCTCAACTGGAAGACCGAGGGCGGCGCCCAGAGCCATGCCCGGCGCATGGTGCATCTGCTTGTCCCGGCCATGATCGCCATGCTGATCGCGGTCAGCGCCGCGACGCCCTTCCTGAATTACGACTACTGGCGGCGCTGGTTCGACTTCCCGGGCGTGCTGCTGACGGCGCAGGTGCCGCTGCTGGTGGCGATCTGCGCCTTCGTGCTGCTGCGCAGCCTGGCTGCCGGGGCCGAGCGGCTGCCCTTCCTGATGCTCCTTGCCCTGTTCCTGCTGTGCTTCGTCGGGCTGGGCATCAGCATCTTTCCCTATGCGGTGCCGCGCTCGGTGACGATCTGGGCCGCCGCCGCGCCGCCGCGCAGCCAGTCCTTCATGCTGGCCGGCGCCGTGTTCATCATCCCGATCATCCTGGCCTACACCGGCTGGGCCTATTGGGTGTTCCGCGGCAAGGTCGGAACGCACGGCTACCATTGA
- a CDS encoding cytochrome ubiquinol oxidase subunit I, whose protein sequence is MLEHLDAVVLARVQFAFTVSFHFVFPAFSIGLASYLMVLEALWLRTGKGVYANLFRYWLKIFSVAFGMGVVSGVVMSYQFGTNWSVFSEKAGPVIGPLMAYEVMTAFFLEAGFLGVMLFGMNKVGKGLHFLATCMVALGTLISATWILAANSWMQTPAGHLVTEQGQFVPGPSWWAIVFTASFPYRLVHTVIAAYLTTALAVGAVGAWHLLRDRANPGARKMFSMAMWMAAIVAPIQVLVGDAHGLNTLEHQPAKILAIEGHYEPSPEGASLILFGMPDSEAARVDYAIEVPKLGSLILKHDPDAALPGLSDFPREDWPPVAIVFWSFRIMVGLGFAMLGLGLWSLFARWRGGLFDWRWLHRAALVMGPAGFVAVIAGWVTTEVGRQPFTVYGLLRTAESHSPLAAPAVATSLIAFVVVYFFAFGAGIYYLLRLMAKPPQPDEAEPPPQPQRAAGITPAPATASKER, encoded by the coding sequence ATGCTTGAACATCTGGATGCCGTCGTCCTGGCCCGTGTGCAATTCGCCTTCACGGTCTCGTTCCACTTCGTCTTCCCGGCCTTCTCGATCGGGCTGGCGAGCTATCTGATGGTGCTCGAGGCGCTGTGGCTGCGCACGGGCAAGGGCGTCTATGCCAACCTGTTCCGCTATTGGCTGAAGATCTTTTCGGTGGCGTTCGGCATGGGCGTCGTGTCGGGCGTGGTGATGTCCTATCAGTTCGGCACCAACTGGTCGGTGTTTTCGGAAAAGGCCGGGCCGGTGATCGGCCCGCTGATGGCCTATGAGGTGATGACGGCGTTCTTCCTCGAGGCGGGGTTCCTGGGCGTGATGCTGTTCGGGATGAACAAGGTCGGCAAGGGGCTGCATTTCCTGGCCACCTGCATGGTCGCGCTGGGGACGCTGATCTCGGCCACCTGGATCCTGGCGGCGAACAGCTGGATGCAGACCCCGGCGGGGCATCTGGTCACCGAGCAGGGGCAATTCGTGCCGGGACCGTCCTGGTGGGCCATCGTCTTTACCGCAAGTTTCCCTTACCGGCTGGTGCATACGGTCATCGCCGCCTATCTGACCACGGCGCTGGCGGTGGGGGCGGTCGGGGCCTGGCACCTGCTGCGCGACCGCGCCAATCCCGGCGCGCGCAAGATGTTCTCGATGGCGATGTGGATGGCGGCCATCGTCGCGCCGATCCAGGTCCTGGTCGGCGACGCGCATGGGCTGAACACGCTGGAGCACCAGCCCGCCAAGATCCTGGCCATCGAGGGCCATTACGAGCCCAGCCCCGAGGGCGCATCGCTGATCCTGTTCGGCATGCCCGACAGCGAGGCCGCGCGCGTCGATTACGCCATCGAGGTGCCGAAGCTCGGCTCGCTGATCCTGAAGCACGATCCGGACGCCGCCCTGCCGGGGCTGAGCGATTTCCCGCGCGAGGACTGGCCGCCCGTGGCCATCGTCTTCTGGTCCTTCCGCATCATGGTCGGCCTGGGCTTCGCCATGCTGGGACTGGGGCTCTGGAGCCTGTTCGCGCGCTGGCGCGGCGGGCTTTTCGACTGGCGCTGGCTGCACCGGGCGGCGCTGGTCATGGGGCCTGCGGGCTTCGTCGCGGTGATCGCGGGCTGGGTCACCACCGAGGTCGGCCGCCAGCCCTTCACCGTCTATGGCCTGCTGCGCACAGCCGAGTCGCATTCGCCGCTGGCCGCGCCCGCCGTCGCGACCTCGCTGATCGCCTTCGTCGTGGTCTATTTCTTCGCCTTCGGGGCGGGGATCTATTACCTGCTGCGCCTGATGGCCAAGCCGCCGCAGCCGGACGAGGCCGAGCCACCGCCCCAGCCGCAGCGCGCCGCCGGGATCACGCCCGCGCCCGCCACCGCCAGCAAGGAGCGTTGA
- a CDS encoding heavy metal translocating P-type ATPase yields MDQTTRREWTVSGMDCAACTLKVTRAVERLPGVSGVSVALMAERLSLDLAPAGSADAVEETVRKLGYRIAPRGTEAPRHGQGAQESCCNGHGHDHGAPQLGTGHGHSHDAPAERGLPWYRTGKGRLVILTGALLALAWAVELLSSARIGAWAFLAACLIGVAPVAARAFQALRMGQPFTIEGLMTIAAVGALVIGAAEEAALVVFLFAVGELLEGVAAGKARDGIRALGALVPKTALLEQDGRTREVPAETLRIGQVVLVRPGDRIPADGEIVEGSSGIDESPVTGESVPVTRGPGEAVFAGAINTEAALRLRVGREAADNTIARIIRLVEEAEEARAPTERFIDRFSRWYMPAIVALAALVMLLPPLVLGQDWGTWVYRGLALLLIGCPCALVISVPASIASALSAGARKGLLMKGGAVIEAAAGVSRVAFDKTGTLTHGKPQVTDLLPGPGVSEAELLAVAAGVEAGSNHPLARAILARAEAAGIAPPPATEARALPGKGAEARVGGSLAWVASPRHAHAAGGIAPGHADRAAALESQGKTVVAVFREAAPLGLIALRDEPRADAAAAMAQLRALGIAPLMLTGDNPRTAEAIAGQLGIDFRAEMLPEDKLAAIRSLQAEAGVMMIGDGINDAPALKQAGVGIAMGSGTDVALETADAAILRDRVEDVPALIRLARAAMGNIRQNVGIALGLKAVFLVTSILGITGLWIAILADTGATVLVTLNALRLLRFDPTRQG; encoded by the coding sequence ATGGATCAGACGACACGGCGCGAATGGACGGTCAGCGGCATGGATTGTGCCGCCTGCACCCTGAAGGTGACCCGGGCCGTGGAACGCCTGCCCGGCGTCAGCGGCGTCAGCGTCGCGCTGATGGCCGAGCGGCTGAGCCTGGATCTCGCCCCCGCCGGCTCGGCCGATGCGGTCGAGGAAACCGTGCGCAAGCTTGGCTATCGCATCGCGCCGCGCGGCACCGAGGCGCCGCGACACGGGCAGGGCGCGCAGGAAAGCTGCTGCAATGGCCACGGCCACGACCACGGCGCGCCGCAGCTCGGGACCGGCCATGGCCACAGCCACGACGCCCCGGCCGAGCGCGGCCTGCCCTGGTATCGCACCGGCAAGGGCCGGCTGGTGATCCTGACCGGCGCGCTCCTGGCGCTGGCCTGGGCGGTCGAGCTGCTGAGCTCGGCCCGCATCGGCGCCTGGGCCTTTCTCGCCGCCTGCCTGATCGGCGTCGCCCCGGTCGCGGCCCGCGCCTTCCAGGCGCTGCGCATGGGCCAGCCCTTCACCATCGAAGGCCTGATGACCATCGCCGCCGTCGGCGCCCTGGTCATCGGCGCGGCCGAAGAGGCGGCGCTGGTCGTCTTCCTGTTCGCGGTCGGGGAACTGCTCGAAGGCGTCGCCGCCGGCAAGGCCCGCGACGGCATCCGCGCCCTGGGCGCGCTGGTGCCCAAGACCGCGCTGCTGGAGCAGGACGGCCGCACGCGCGAGGTGCCGGCCGAAACCCTGCGCATCGGCCAGGTCGTGCTGGTCCGGCCCGGCGACCGCATCCCTGCCGATGGCGAGATCGTCGAGGGCAGCAGCGGCATCGACGAAAGCCCGGTCACCGGCGAAAGCGTGCCGGTGACGCGCGGGCCGGGCGAGGCGGTCTTCGCCGGGGCCATCAACACCGAAGCCGCCCTGCGCCTGCGCGTCGGGCGCGAGGCGGCCGACAACACCATCGCCCGCATCATCCGCCTGGTCGAAGAGGCCGAGGAGGCCCGCGCCCCGACCGAGCGTTTCATCGACCGCTTCAGCCGCTGGTACATGCCGGCGATCGTCGCCCTGGCCGCGCTGGTCATGCTGCTGCCGCCGCTGGTCCTGGGCCAGGACTGGGGCACCTGGGTTTATCGCGGCCTGGCGCTGCTGTTGATCGGCTGCCCCTGCGCGCTGGTGATCTCGGTCCCGGCCTCGATCGCCTCGGCGCTGTCGGCGGGGGCGCGCAAGGGCCTGCTGATGAAGGGCGGGGCGGTGATCGAGGCGGCGGCCGGGGTCAGCCGCGTCGCCTTCGACAAGACCGGCACACTGACCCATGGCAAGCCGCAGGTCACCGACCTGCTGCCCGGCCCTGGCGTTTCGGAGGCCGAGCTGCTGGCGGTCGCGGCCGGGGTCGAGGCGGGATCAAACCACCCGCTGGCGCGGGCGATCCTGGCGCGGGCCGAGGCCGCCGGTATCGCCCCGCCGCCGGCCACCGAGGCCCGCGCGCTGCCCGGCAAGGGTGCCGAGGCGCGGGTCGGGGGCAGCCTGGCCTGGGTGGCCTCGCCCCGCCACGCGCATGCGGCGGGCGGTATCGCGCCCGGCCATGCCGACCGGGCCGCCGCCCTGGAATCGCAGGGCAAGACCGTGGTCGCGGTGTTCCGCGAGGCCGCGCCCCTGGGCCTGATCGCGCTGCGCGACGAGCCGCGCGCCGATGCCGCCGCGGCCATGGCGCAGCTGCGCGCCCTGGGCATCGCGCCCCTGATGCTGACCGGCGACAACCCCCGCACCGCCGAGGCCATCGCCGGCCAGCTGGGCATCGACTTCCGCGCCGAGATGCTGCCCGAGGACAAGCTCGCCGCCATCCGCAGCCTGCAGGCGGAGGCGGGCGTGATGATGATCGGCGACGGCATCAACGACGCCCCGGCGCTGAAACAGGCCGGTGTCGGCATCGCCATGGGCTCGGGCACCGACGTGGCGCTGGAAACCGCCGATGCGGCGATCCTGCGCGACCGGGTCGAGGACGTGCCGGCGCTGATCCGGCTGGCGCGGGCGGCCATGGGCAACATCCGCCAGAACGTCGGCATCGCGCTGGGGCTGAAGGCGGTGTTCCTGGTCACCTCGATCCTGGGCATCACCGGGCTCTGGATCGCCATCCTGGCCGATACCGGGGCGACGGTGCTGGTGACGCTGAACGCCCTTCGCCTGCTGCGCTTCGATCCGACGCGGCAGGGCTGA